The nucleotide sequence GCTTCGTTGCGCATGATGGCGCGCATGATCTTTTCCTGCGTGGCGTCCGGGCCTGCGAATTCGCCGACGAAGGCGCCGTCGTTCATGACGCAGATCCGGTCGCAGATTCCGAGCAGCTCCGGCATTTCCGACGAGATCACCACCACACCCCGGCCGGCATCCGCAAGCTCCTGGATGATACAGTAGATCTCATATTTCGCGCCGACGTCGATGCCTCGGGTCGGCTCGTCCAGGATCAGCACCTTGGGATCGGTCATCAGCCACTTCGACAGCACGACCTTCTGCTGGTTGCCACCGGAGAGCTGGCCGGCCTCCTGATAGACGTCCGAGCAGCGGATGCGCATGCGACCGCGGTAGCCGGAGGCCGCCTTGAGCTCGGCGATGTCGTCGATCACGCCCTTCGGCGCGACCTGGGAAAGGCTCGCGAGCGTGATGTTCTTGCGGACGTCGTCGGCCAGGATCAGGCCGAGCTGCTTGCGGTCCTCGGTGACGTAGGCGAGGCCGGCATCGATCGCGGCGGGCACGCTGGTCAGATTGACATCGTGGCCTTCGAGCCGGGCGCGGCCCGAGATGTTCACGCCCCAGGAGCGGCCGAACAGGCTCATCGCGAACTCGGTGCGGCCGGCGCCCATCAGGCCGGCGATGCCGACGATCTCGCCGCGGCGCACCTGGAAATCGACGTTCTTGATGACGCGGCGGTCCGGATGCTGCGGATGGAACACCGTCCAGTTCTCGACCGTAAACACCGGCTCGCCGATCTTCGGCTGCCGCTCGGGGAAGCGGTGCGCCATGTCGCGGTTGACCATGCTCTTGATGATGCGGTCTTCCAGGACCGGCTCGGCGCGGCAGTCGATACCGTCGACGCTGCGGCCGTCGCGCAGCACGGTGATGCGGTCGGCGACGCGCGCGACCTCGTTGAGCTTGTGGGTGATCAGGATCGAGGAGATGCCCTGCTCGCGGAAGGTGACGAGACGGTCGAGCAGCGCCTGGCTGTCGGCCTCGTTGAGGCTGGCGGTCGGCTCGTCCAGGATCAGGAGCTTGACGCGCTTGGACAGCGCCTTGGCGATCTCGACCAATTGCTGCTTGCCGACGCCGAGATCCGTGATCAGGGTATCCGGCGATTCCTTCAAGCCGACCTGCGCCAGCAATTGCTGGGTGCGGCGGTAGACTTCGTCGCGATCGATGACGCCGAAGCGCGATGGCGCGTGCGACAGGAAGATGTTCTCCGCGATGGACATCAGCGGAATCAGCGCGAGCTCCTGGTGGATGATGATGATGCCGAGCGCCTCGGAATCATTGATGTCGCGGAACTTGCGCTCCTCGCCCTCGAAGATGATCTGGCCTTCGTAGCGGCCATGCGGGTAGACGCCGCTCAGCACCTTCATCAGCGTCGACTTGCCGGCGCCGTTCTCGCCGACCAGCGCGTGGATCTCGCCGGGCTCGACGGTGAAGCTGACGTCGCGCAGGGCCTGGACGTTGCCAAAACTCTTGCTGACGTTACGCATTTCGAGGATTGCGGTCATCGTGTCATGTCTCTGTTCTGACGCCACTCTGTTTCTGACGCCACTCGCCCCCGCCGGGCGAGCTAAAATAAGATGTCCCTCTCCCCGGACACCGGGGAGAGGGCTGCTTGTCTGTTAGACCAGGATCAATCGAACTGCGACTTCTTGTAGTAGCCGCTGTCGATCAGGACCTTCTCCCAATTGCTCTTGTCGACCACGACCGGCTTGAGCAGATAGGACGGAACGACCTTGACGCCGTTGTTGTAGGTCTTGGTGTCATTGACCTGGACTTCCTTGCCGCTGAGGGAGGCGTCGACCATGTCGGCGGTCACCTTGGCGAGATCGCGGGTGTCCTTGAAGATGGTCGAATACTGGTCGCCGCGCAGCATCGCCTTGATCGACGGCACTTCGGCGTCCTGACCCGAGATCACAGGCATCGGCTGGTCGGCGCTGCCATAGCCCACGCCCTTCAGCGAGGAGATGATGCCGATCGACAGGCCGTCATAGGGCGACAGCACGGCGTCGACGCGCTTCTTGCCGTAGAACGCGCTGAGCAGGTTGTCCATGCGGGCCTGGGCGGTGGCGCCGTCCCAGCGCAGGGTCGCAACCTTGTCCATGCCCTTCTGGCCGGAACCGATCACGAGCTTGCCGGAGTCGAGATAGGGCTGCAGCACCGACATCGCGCCGTTGTAGAAGAAGTAGGCGTTGTTGTCGTCGGGCGAACCGCCGAACAGCTCGATGTTGAACGGACCCTTGCCGTCCTTCAGCCCGAGCTTGTCGACGATCGACTGCGCCTGCAGCACACCGACCTGGAAGTTGTCGAAGGTCGCGTAGTAGTCGAGGTTCGGCGTGTCGCGGATCAGGCGGTCATAGGCGATCACGGTGATGCCCTTGGCCTTGGCCTGCTTCAGCACGTCCGACAGCGTGGTGCCGTCGATCGCGGCGATGACCAGCACCTTGGATCCCTTGGTCACCATGTTCTCGATCTGCGAGAGCTGGTTCGGGATGTCGTCCTCGGCATATTGCAGGTCGGTGTTGTAGCCGCGCTCCTTCAGCACCTTGACGATGTTGTTGCCGTCGTCGATCCAGCGCGCCGAGGACTTGGTCGGCATCGCGATGCCGACGGTCCCCTTGCTCTGGGCCATGGCGGCGCTGGACAGCGCCAGGGCGCCGAGGCCGGCCAACGCGGCGGCCATGATGGTCTTGAAATTCAGCATGCTTCACTCCCTCTTGGACTTTCGAACTGTTGGATGTTCGAAGACTTGGATTTTCGAATTTCAATAAGACATACGCGATTGCGTATGCTGATACCAGTTAGCTGTTAGGCTGAACGACGCTCGACTTGATTGTTCCTCCTCTCAGATCGACAGCACGACGTCAGGCTCGGCACGTCCCCGGACGCCGACGTCGAGCAGAAAGGTCTGGCCATGGCCCGGATCGGCCGCCTTGGCCGCCGCGTCCATGTCCTGCCAGGCCGAGGTGACCAGCAGGCGCGACAGATCGGTACCGACGAAGGCCGGGCAACTGGCCTGGACGGCGGGAACCGCGATGCAGCGCAGATGCTCGCCCTGCGGGCTGTAGACGTCGACACAACCGCCGCCCCAGCGCGCGTTCCAGATCCGCCCCTCGGCATCGACCACGGCGCCGTCGAGGCCGCCGATGCCGGTGTGGCGCAGCAGCACCGCCGGTTCGCCGCGCGGCAGGCCGGTCTGTGGATCGAGTGCGACGCGGTAGAGCACGTTCTCGTCGGTGTCAGCGAAATAGCCGGTCGCGCCATCCGCGGTGAAGCAGATTGCGTTCGGGATGGTGACGTTCGGAAACAGCCGGACGATCTCGCCGCGATGCAGCGCATAGATCGCGCCCAGCCCGCGCTCCGCCTTGCGGCCCATGGTTCCGATCCAGAACGTGCCCGAGGGATGCACGCGCGAGTCGTTCGACCGCGTCGCCGGGTTGTCGGCTTCGAGCGGCCGGTACAGCGACAGCGCGCCGTCGGCGATGCTGCGGATATAGAGCCCGTCCTCGGCGACGATCAGTTGCTTGTTCGCATCGATGCGGCCGAGCGCGCTCGCCATCTTGCCCAGCACATGGCGGCGAATCTCGCCGCTGCCGATCTTGGCCTCGAACAGCAGGCCTTCGCGGATGTCGAACCACCAGGCAATGTCGGTTGCCGGGTCGTAGGTCGGCCCTTCGCCGAGATGGCAATGCTCGGCGCAGAGCACTGTTGTCGGCACCTGCTCCATCATCATGCGGACGCTCCCGTGGTCGAGAAGCGATAGATGGTCTCGTGCTTGTAGACCTCGTCGGGCGCCAGACGCGCGCTCGGGAAGTCAGGACGGTTCGGCGTGTCAGGCCAGACCTGCGGCTCCAGGCAGAGCGCGTCGGACTGCCGGAACACCCTGCCCTTCCCGCTGACGGTCGCGTCGATGTAGTTGCCGGAATAGACCTGGAGGCCGGGCTGATCGGTGTGCAGCTCCATGACGCGGCCCGAGCGCGGCGACTCCAGCCGGGCTGCGAGGCGGAGGCCATCGCCGGCGCGCAGGCAGAAATTGTGGTCATAGCCGCGGCCGCATTTGATCTGCGCATCGTCGGCGCGGATGCGCGCGCCGATCGGCTGCGCGTCGCGGAAGTCGAACGGCGTGCCGGCGACATCATGCGGCGGTCCCGGCAGCGGGATCGCGGTTTCGTCGATCGCGAGATAATGGTCGGCGGCCAAGGTCAGCCGATGGTCGAGGATGCCGGTGCCGGCCGCGAGGCCATCGAGATTGAAGAAGCTGTGGTTGGTCAGGTTGATGATCGTGGTGCGGGTCGTCCGCGCGGCGAAGGTCACCGACAATTCCATCCGGCCGGTGAGCTGATAGGTGACGCGGACGTCGAGCCGCCCCGGATAATTCGCCTCGCCGTCCGGGCTGACATAGAGCAATGTGACCGAGGGCTGCTCGCCGTCCTCGGTCGCGACGATCTGCCAGAGCTTGCGATCGAAGCCATCGGGACCGCCATGGAGCGCATGCGCGCCGTCATTGGCCTCCAGCCGCACGTCATCGCCATCGAGCGTGAAGCGCGCACCGGCGATGCGGTTGGCATAGCGCCCGACCGTGGCGCCGAAGAACTTGCGGAGCTTGACGTAGCTCAAGAGGTCGTCATGGCCGAGCACGACATCATCGACGGCGCCATGCGCATCCGGCACCAGCAGCGCCTGCAGCGCGGCGCCGAAGGTGATGATCCGCGCCTCGAAGCCGCCGGCGCCATGCAAGGTGACGCGCTCGACCTCGCGGCCATCAGGCAGGCTGCCAAACACATCCCTGGTGATCCGTGGCTCTGCCATGGCTTAGTCCTCGAACGGCTCGACGATGTTGCGGCGGCCGAGCAGGAAGGAATCGGCCACCAGACGCAGCGGCGCCAGGTCGACGTCGCTTGCGCCGGTCTTGGTCAGCTCGACGAAGCGGCGGTAGAGGCCGGGATATTCCCGTTCCTTCTCGTCGATCATGACCTGGTCATCCAAGGTCATCCGCGCGCCGCCCAAGGACAGCTTCAGCTGTCCGGCGTCGGTCTCGATGCGGATGTCCCAGCTCTGCGGCCCCGTCTGGCGGAAGTCGAACTCGGCCGCGATCGGCAACTCGCTCGCCGTGGACATCAAGAGATTGGCTGCGATCGGCGCCTGGCAGTTGGACGGGAACGACAGCTCGGCCTCGGTGACGAACACCGGCTCGGGCAGGATGCGCGTCAGGATCGACAGCGCGTTGATCCCTGGATCGAACACGCCGAGCCCGCCTGGCTGCCAGATCCAGGCCTGACCGGGATGCCAGACGCGGACGTCCTCCTTCCAGTCGATGCGAACGCTGCGGATCTCGCGCGACGCCAGCCACGCCCGCGCGGGTTCAACGGCGGGCGCGTAGCGCGAGTGCCAGGTCGCGAACAGCGTGCGCTGCTTCTTGGCAGCCAGCGTGACCAGCGGATCGAGCTCACTCACGGCCGCGCCCGGCGGCTTCTCCAGCATCACATGCTTGCCGGCCTCGAGCGCGACCAGCGCCTGGGCGCGGCGGACCTGCGGCGGCGTGCACAGCGACACCGCATCGATCTCCGGCCCGTCGCGCAGCAGCTCCTCGATCGAGCCGAAATGCGGCAGGCCGGGCAGCGACGCGTTGCGACTCGCCACCGCCGTCAAGGTTACGCCGTCGGTGCCGGCGATCGCCGGCACGTGCTGGTCTTTGGCGATCTTGCCGAAGCCGACGATGGCGACACGAAGTTCGCTCATGGCTCAGCGTCCCCAGCGCAACACGAGCGGATCGAGCCGGCGCGCGATCTCGATCAGGCCCTTTTGTGTCGCCGGATGGATCGGTGGCTGCGGCGCGCGCAACGTGTCGTGCTTGATCACGCCGCCCTCCTTCATCAGGATCTTGCAGGTCGCAAGCCCGCACTGCCGGTTCTCGTAGTTGATCAGCGGCAGCCAGCGCTCATAGGCAGCGGCCGCAGCGTCGCGATCGCCTGCGAAGTAGGGATCGATGATCTTTCGGATGCCGTCGGGATAGCCGCCACCGGTCATCGCGCCAGTGGCACCGGCGTCGAGATCGGCCATCAGGGTGATCGCCTCCTCGCCGTCCCACGGGCCCTGGATGTCGGCGCCGCCCGCCTCGATCAGCGCGCGCAGCTTGTCAGCGGCGCGCGGCACCTCGATCTTGAAATAGGCGAGGTTCTCGATCTCCTTGGCCATGCGCGCGAGCAGCGGCACCGACAGCGGCGTACCCGCGACCGGCGCGTCCTGCACCATGATCGGAATCGAGATCGCATCCGACACGCCGCGATAGAACTCGTAGATCGAGCTTTCGGGCACACGGAACGTCGCGCCGTGATAGGGCGGCATCACCATGACCATCGCAGCGCCCTTGTCCTGCGCGCGGCGCGAGCGCTCGGCGCAGACGAAGGTCGAGAAATGCGTGGTCGTGACGATCACCGGCACGCGGCCGGCGACATGCTCCAGCACCGTGGTCATGACGAGATCGCGCTCATCATCGGTCAGCACGAACTGCTCGGAGAAATTCGCGAGGATGCAGATGCCGTGCGAGCCCGCATCGATCATGAAGTCGATTGCGCGCTTCTGGCCGTCGAGATCGAGGCGGCCGTCAGCGTCGAAGACGGTCGGTGCGACCGGGAAGACGCCCTTGTAGAGCTTTTTGGCGGAAGCGGTCATGGGCACCTCTTAGTGATTGTCGCGCGGCACCGGCGAGCCGGTGCGGCCGACCAGGAAGTCGAAATCCACGCCGCGATCGGCCTGCAGCACGTGATCGATGTAGAGCTTCTGATAGCCGCGATCGGCGTGCGGCTTCGGCGGCGTCCACGCGGCGCGGCGCGCGGCGAGCTCCTCGTCGCTGACATGCAGGTGCAGCCGGCGGCCGGGAACGTCGAGCGTGATCATGTCGCCGTTCTTCACCAGCGCCAGCGGTCCGCCGACGGTGGCCTCGGGGGCGACGTGCAGCACCACCGTGCCATAGGCCGTACCGGACATGCGCGCGTCGGAAATGCGGATCATGTCGCGCACGCCCTGGCGCAGCACCTTCGCCGGAAGCGGCATGTTGCCGACCTCGGCCATGCCCGGATAACCCTTCGGACCGCAATTCTTCAGCACCATGATGGAGGACGCGTCGATGTCGAGATTGTCGTCGTCGACGGCGTCATGCATCTCCTCGACGCTCTCGAACACCACGGCGCGCCCGGTGTGGTTCATCAGCTCCGGCGAGGCCGCCGACGGCTTTATGACCGCGCCGTTCGGCGCGAGGTTGCCGTTGAGGATGGCGATGCCGGCTTCCGTCTTGAACGGCGTCTCGAACGGCGTGATCACCTCGGCATTATAGTTCGGGGCCTCGGCGACGTTGTCCCACAGCGTCTTGCCGTTGACGGTGCGTGCATCTTTGTGCAGCAGGCCGCGCTCGCCGAGCGCGCGCAGCACGGCCGGCAGGCCGCCGGCATAGTAGAAGTCCTCCATTAGGAAGCGCCCCGACGGCATCAGGTCGACGAGGCAATGCACGTCGCGGCACAGCCGGTCGAAATCATCGAGCGTGAGCTCGACGCCGATGCGGCCGGCGATGGCGAGCAGATGCACGACCGCGTTGGTCGAGCCGCCGATCGCCGCCAGCGTGCGAATCGCGTTCTCGAACGCTTGGCGCGTCAGAATGTCCGACGGCTTGAGGTCCTCATTGACCATCTCGACGATCCGCCGGCCGGCCATGCGGGCCAGCAAATTGCGGCGCGCGTCGGCCGCGGGGATCGCCGCGTTCTCCGGCAGGCCGATGCCCAGCGCCTCGACCATCGAGGCCATTGTCGAGGCCGTGCCCATGGTCATGCAGCTGCCGGCGGAGCGGTTCATGCCCGCCTCGGCCTCGTGGAATTCCTTCAAGGTGATCTCGCCGGCGCGCAGCTGCTCGCTCATCGAGATGATGTTGGTCCCGGAGCCGATAATCTGGCCGCGATAGACGCCGCGCAATTGCGGACCGCCGGAGACGCCGATCGCCGGCAGGTCGGCCGAGGCCGCGCCCATCAAGAGCGCCGGCGTGGTCTTGTCGCAGCCCATCAGCAGCACGACGCCGTCGAGCGGATGCGCGCGGATCGCTTCCTCGACGTCCATCGAAGCGAGGTTGCGGAACAGCATCGCGGTGGGACGCATCGTCACCTCGCCGAGCGAGGAGACCGGGAATTCCAAGGGATAGCCGCCGGCATCGAGCACGCCCTGGCGGACATGCTCAGCGATGACGCGGAAATGCGCGTTACAGGGCGTCAGCTCCGACCAGGTGTTGCAGATGCCGATGACCGGACGGCCCTCGAAGCGGTCCTGCGGCGTGCCGCTGTTCTTCAGGAATGAGCGATAATAGAAGCCCATCTTGTCCTGGCGGCCGAACCACGCCTGGCTGCGCAGCTGCTTGTCTGATTTGTCGTTGCTCATTCCTGGTCCGTTCGTGCAGCCGATTGCGCGTGACGCCGCCGGCCGTTGTAGATGACTTCGATCATGGCTTCCGAGGCGCCCTCGGGGTCTCCATTGGCGATCGCATCGATGATGCGCTGGTGCCAGACCAGCACTGTGTCGCGATCGGCGGTCTCGACCGGTGCGCTCAACACGAAGGAGGCGCGCAGCGCCGCTTCGATGACCGCGCCGATCGAGCGCATGAAGGGATTGCCGGAGGCGTTGGCGACCGCAATGTGCAGGGCCAGATCGGCCTCGGCGAACGCTACCGAGGTCGACGGCTCGCGCTCCATCTGCGCCATCGCCTTGCGCATTTCTGCGACATCGTCATCCGTGCGGCGTTCGGCCGCGAGGGCGGCCGCGCGCGGCTCGATCGCCAGCCGGATCTCGGCGAGATCGGCGAGGAAGCGCTTGTCGATCCCTGCGTCGAGGTGCCACGCCAGCACGTCCGGATCGAACATGTTCCAGGCGGAGCGCTCGCGCACGACGGTGCCGACGCGCGCCTTGGTCGAGAGCAGGCCTTTCGCGACCAGCGTCTTGACGCTCTCGCGCAGCACCGGCCTGGAGACGCCGAACGTCGCCGTCAGCTCGGCGTCGCCCGGCAGCCGCGCGCCCTCGCCGAGACGGCCCGAGATGATGTCGATGCCGATGCTGCGGGCGACCTCGGCGTGGTTGGAATGCGCACGGCGCGTCGGGATCGAGACGATGTGCGACGACGTCATGTCGGCGCCCCCGCCGGCGTGACGTCAGCAGGCTTGGCGCCCGCCAGCTTGGCCCCTGCGGGCTTGACGGATGAGCGGCGCGCGAGCGCCATCAGACCTTGCTGCAGCGCAATGAAGACGAACAACAGAACCCCCGTGGCGATCTTGGTCCACCAGCTCGACAGCGTGCCGTCGAAGTTGATGTAGGTCTGGATCATGCCCTGGATCAGGACGCCAAGGAAGGTGCCGATGACGGTGCCCTGCCCGCCGGTCAACAAGGTTCCGCCGATCACGACGGCCGCAATGGTATCGAGCTCGACACCGACGGCCGACAGCGAATAGCCGGCCGCGGTATAGAAGGAGAAGACGATGCCCGCGAGGCCCGCAAGCACGCTGGACAGCATATAGATGCGGATGGTCATCGGCCCGACCGGAATGCCCATCAGTGCGGTCGCCGCGCGGCTGCCGCCGAGGGCGTAGACGTTGGCGCCGAATCGCGTCAGGTGCAGCAGCAGCGCGCATACGACGAGGATGACGAGCATCGCAATCGCGATCGCGGTGAGCCGGCCGCCGCCGGGCAGCCTGATCGCGAAATCCGAAACGGCACTGTAGATCGGCGCAGTGATCGGAATTGACTCGGTCGAGAGCAGGAAGCTGACGCCGCGGGCCAGGAACATGCCGGCCAGCGTCACGATGAAGGGCGGCAGCTCGAAGACATGGATGACGGTGCCCATCGCGGCGCCGAACAGCGCGCACAGCACCAGCACCATTGCGAAGGCGGCGAGCGGCGGAATGCCCCAGCGCTCGATCGCGAGCGCCGTGAACACGGTGGTGAAGCCGATCACCGAGCCCACCGAGAGATCGATGCCGCCGGAGATGATGACGAAGGTCATACCGGCCGCGACGATACCGAGGAAGGCGTTGTCGGTGAGCAGATTGGCGACCACGCGAGTCGAGGCGATGTTCGGGAATTGCAGCGCGCACAGCACAAAGCCGGCGACCAGCACGAAGGCTGTGATCGCAACCGAGGTCGAGGCCTTCATGGCTTGGTCCTCCGCCAGCGCGCGGTGAAGCGCGAGAGATCGCCGAGCCGCGGCGACTGCGCCAGCAGCACGGCCAGCACGACGACGGCCTTGACCAGCAGATTGAGCTCCGGTGGATAGCCCGAGAGGAGAATGCCGGTGTTCATGGCCTGGATGATCAGCGCGCCGGCCACCGCCAGAACGAGACTGAAGCGGCCGCCGAACAGCGACGTGCCGCCGATCACGACCGCGAGGATCGCATCAAGCTCAAGCCAGAGTCCCGCGTTGTTGGCATCGGCGCCCATGATGTCGGCCGCGGCGATGACGCCGGCGAGCGACGCGCACAGGCCGCACCAGACGTAGACCGAGAGGATCATCGCGCGGGTGCCGACGCCTGAGAGCTCACTGGCGCGGGCATTGCCGCCGGTCGCCTCGATCAGGAGCCCGAGCGCGCTGCCGCGCACGACCGTTGCCGTCACCAGCAGCATGCCCAACGCGATCACGACCGGTGTCGGCAGGCCGAGCACGGCGCCGTTGCCCATCCACACGAGATCCGGCGAGGTGAACGTGACGATGCGGCCCTCGGTGATGAGCTGCGCAATGCCGCGACCCGCGACCATCAGAATGAGCGTGGCGACGATCGGCTGGATGCGCAGCACGGCGACGAGAATGCCGTTCCACAGCCCGCAGGCAAGGCCGACGGCGAGCGCCGACGCGAGCACGACCGGCAGTGAATGCGTATCGGCGAGGCTCGCCGCGGTGGCACCCGCGATCGCCATGACGGCGCCGACCGAGAGATCGATGCCGCCGGTCGCGATCACCAGCACCATGCCGAGCGACAGCAGCGCCACCGGCGTGCCGCGATTGAGCACGTCGATGACGCTGCCGAACAGGCGGCCATCCTGCAGATGCAGGTTGAAGAACTGCGGCGACACCAGGCGGTCGATCATCAGGATGATGATCAGCGCCAAGGCCTGGGCCATGCCGCGGCGGGGAATGCGGAGCGTCATGATGCGGCCTCGTGCGCCGGCGCGGTGTCGGCGGCAATGGCCGCGAGAATGCTGGAGACCTCGATGGCGTCGCCCTTCAGCTCCTCGACATGTTCGCGATCACGCAGCACCACGACGCGGTTCGAGTAGGTGACGATCTCGTCGAGCTCGGAGGAGATGACCAGCAGCGCCAAGCCCTGGTCGCACAGCTCACGGACGAGACGGATGATCTCGGCATGCGCGCCGACATCGATGCCGCGCGTGGGCTCGTCCAGCACCAGCAGCTTCGGCGAGGTCGCCAGCCAGCGAGCAAGCAGCGCCTTCTGCTGATTGCCGCCGGACAATAGCCCGATCGGCCGCTCCGGGTCCGGCGGCCGGATGTCGAGCATGCGGATGTAGCGCATCGCGATCTCGTCCTGCTCGCGCCGCGACAGCGGACGGTGCAGCCCGCGCCGCGCCTGCAGCGCCAGCACGATGTTCTCGCGCACGGTGAGGTCGGCGACGATGCCCTCGGTCTTGCGCTCCTCCGGGCAGTAGCCGAAGCCGAAGCCTGCCCCGTCGCGCGGCGAATTCAGCTTGATCGCCTTGCCGTCGATCGTGGCTTCACCGCTGTCAGCGCGCTCTGCGCCGAACACCAGCCGCGCGGTCTCGGTGCGACCGGAGCCGAGCAGGCCGGCGAGCCCGACGACCTCGCCGCGGCGCAGCTCCAGATCGAATGGCGCGACGTACCCCTGCTTGCCGAAATTCTTGAAGCTGACGCAGACCTCGCGCGCCGTGTCGGGCTGGCTCGCCGCACGCTCATGGGTGGTCTCGGCAAGCTCGCGGCCCAGCATCATCCTGATGAGATCGAGCCGCGGCAGGTCGGCGATGTCGCGGCTGCCGATCAGCCGGCCGTTGCGCAGCACGGTGACACGGTCGCAGATCTCATAGACCTGGTCGAGGAAATGGCTGACGAACACGATGCCGATGCCACGATCCGCCAGCTTGCGCATCACGCTGAACAGGATTTCGACCTCGTGGCGGTCGAGGCTCGCGGTCGGCTCGTCGAGGATGAGCACGCGCGCCGACAGATCGACCGCGCGCGCGATCGCCGTGATGTGCTGGACCGCGACCGAGTAGCTGGAAAGCGGCGCGCCGACATCGATATCCAGGCCGTAGTCGAGCAGCAGCGCACGCGCGCGCCGCTTCATCTCGCCCTCGCGCACGACGCCGAAGCGCGTCGGCTGGCGGCCGAGATAGAGATTCTGCGCCACCGACAGATTCGGCAGCAGGTTTACTTCCTGATAGACGGTGGCGATGCCGGCATCGACGGCGTCCTTGGCCGAGCGCGGCGCGATCTCGCGACCAGCGAGCCGGACAGTGCCGGCATCACGCGCGAACACGCCGGTGACCACCTTGATGAGCGTCGACTTGCCGGCGCCGTTCTCGCCCAGCAGCGCATGGATCTCGCCCTCACCGAGGGTGAAGTCGACGCCATCGAGTGCTTTCAGCGTACCGAAGCTCTTCGACAGACCACGGATGTCCAGCAGGGCTGGACGGCTGGCCGGCGGAGCTGAAGGATCAGACATGACGAACTACACGGACTACTTGGCCAACGGTCCGGCGTCCGCGACACGCGCGGACGCCAGGGAGCTATCTCCGTCGTCCCGGCGAAAGCCGGGACCCATACCGCGGAAGGGTCGATTGAGGCACTTGGCCAATACCGCGAACCTCATCAAAGCCGGTGGTTATGGGTCCTGGCTCCAGGTGCGCAATTGCGCACCAGGCCAGGACGACGGCGGGATCCTGGACTCAGTAGCCCAGGCCCTTCTTGCTGTCGTAGACCTTCATCGGCTCGTCAGCCGACGTGTAGAGCTTCGACTCGGTCTGGATCCACTTCGGCGGGACCGTACCCTTCTCCTTGAAGGCAACGATGGCGTCGAAGGCCGGGCCGGCCATGTTCGGCGTCAACTCGACGGTCGCATTGGCTTCGCCCGCGGCAATCGCCTTGAAGATGTCCGGAACCGCGTCGATCGAGACGGTCAGGATGTCCTTGCCCGGCTTGAGGCCGGCTTCCTTCATCGCCTGGATCGCGCCGACCATCATGTCGTCGTTATGGGCATAGACGGCGCAGATCGACTTGCCGCCGTTCTCCGCCTTGATGAAGCTCTCCATCACTTCCTTGCCCTTGGCGCGGGTGAAGTCGCCGGTCTGGCTGCGCACGACCTTCAGATTGGCGTTCTTGGCGACGACGGAGTCGAAGCCCTTCTTGCGGTTGGTGGCGACGCTGGCGCCAACCGTGCCCTGCAACTCGACGACGTTGCAGTCCTTGCCGGCCACGGTCTTGGCGAGCCACTCGCCGGCGACCGCGCCTTCATGCACGCTGTCGGAGGTGACGGCGGTCAGATAGAGGTCCTTGCCGGAGGGATCGATGTCGCGGTCGAGCAGCACGACCGGGATCTTGGCTTCCTTGGCTTCCTTCAGCACGGCGTCC is from Bradyrhizobium sp. ORS 285 and encodes:
- a CDS encoding Gfo/Idh/MocA family protein, coding for MSELRVAIVGFGKIAKDQHVPAIAGTDGVTLTAVASRNASLPGLPHFGSIEELLRDGPEIDAVSLCTPPQVRRAQALVALEAGKHVMLEKPPGAAVSELDPLVTLAAKKQRTLFATWHSRYAPAVEPARAWLASREIRSVRIDWKEDVRVWHPGQAWIWQPGGLGVFDPGINALSILTRILPEPVFVTEAELSFPSNCQAPIAANLLMSTASELPIAAEFDFRQTGPQSWDIRIETDAGQLKLSLGGARMTLDDQVMIDEKEREYPGLYRRFVELTKTGASDVDLAPLRLVADSFLLGRRNIVEPFED
- a CDS encoding aldose epimerase family protein, with the translated sequence MAEPRITRDVFGSLPDGREVERVTLHGAGGFEARIITFGAALQALLVPDAHGAVDDVVLGHDDLLSYVKLRKFFGATVGRYANRIAGARFTLDGDDVRLEANDGAHALHGGPDGFDRKLWQIVATEDGEQPSVTLLYVSPDGEANYPGRLDVRVTYQLTGRMELSVTFAARTTRTTIINLTNHSFFNLDGLAAGTGILDHRLTLAADHYLAIDETAIPLPGPPHDVAGTPFDFRDAQPIGARIRADDAQIKCGRGYDHNFCLRAGDGLRLAARLESPRSGRVMELHTDQPGLQVYSGNYIDATVSGKGRVFRQSDALCLEPQVWPDTPNRPDFPSARLAPDEVYKHETIYRFSTTGASA
- the chvE gene encoding multiple monosaccharide ABC transporter substrate-binding protein — protein: MLNFKTIMAAALAGLGALALSSAAMAQSKGTVGIAMPTKSSARWIDDGNNIVKVLKERGYNTDLQYAEDDIPNQLSQIENMVTKGSKVLVIAAIDGTTLSDVLKQAKAKGITVIAYDRLIRDTPNLDYYATFDNFQVGVLQAQSIVDKLGLKDGKGPFNIELFGGSPDDNNAYFFYNGAMSVLQPYLDSGKLVIGSGQKGMDKVATLRWDGATAQARMDNLLSAFYGKKRVDAVLSPYDGLSIGIISSLKGVGYGSADQPMPVISGQDAEVPSIKAMLRGDQYSTIFKDTRDLAKVTADMVDASLSGKEVQVNDTKTYNNGVKVVPSYLLKPVVVDKSNWEKVLIDSGYYKKSQFD
- a CDS encoding SMP-30/gluconolactonase/LRE family protein, which codes for MEQVPTTVLCAEHCHLGEGPTYDPATDIAWWFDIREGLLFEAKIGSGEIRRHVLGKMASALGRIDANKQLIVAEDGLYIRSIADGALSLYRPLEADNPATRSNDSRVHPSGTFWIGTMGRKAERGLGAIYALHRGEIVRLFPNVTIPNAICFTADGATGYFADTDENVLYRVALDPQTGLPRGEPAVLLRHTGIGGLDGAVVDAEGRIWNARWGGGCVDVYSPQGEHLRCIAVPAVQASCPAFVGTDLSRLLVTSAWQDMDAAAKAADPGHGQTFLLDVGVRGRAEPDVVLSI
- the mmsA gene encoding multiple monosaccharide ABC transporter ATP-binding protein, producing MTAILEMRNVSKSFGNVQALRDVSFTVEPGEIHALVGENGAGKSTLMKVLSGVYPHGRYEGQIIFEGEERKFRDINDSEALGIIIIHQELALIPLMSIAENIFLSHAPSRFGVIDRDEVYRRTQQLLAQVGLKESPDTLITDLGVGKQQLVEIAKALSKRVKLLILDEPTASLNEADSQALLDRLVTFREQGISSILITHKLNEVARVADRITVLRDGRSVDGIDCRAEPVLEDRIIKSMVNRDMAHRFPERQPKIGEPVFTVENWTVFHPQHPDRRVIKNVDFQVRRGEIVGIAGLMGAGRTEFAMSLFGRSWGVNISGRARLEGHDVNLTSVPAAIDAGLAYVTEDRKQLGLILADDVRKNITLASLSQVAPKGVIDDIAELKAASGYRGRMRIRCSDVYQEAGQLSGGNQQKVVLSKWLMTDPKVLILDEPTRGIDVGAKYEIYCIIQELADAGRGVVVISSEMPELLGICDRICVMNDGAFVGEFAGPDATQEKIMRAIMRNEAITNQETAA